One segment of Vibrio orientalis CIP 102891 = ATCC 33934 DNA contains the following:
- a CDS encoding tetratricopeptide repeat-containing diguanylate cyclase, whose product MKHQLVSYLFILATALLISPTSIASSDWQEWELAYHEVSANSDSRGLSMLEDRYNALPPGLEKLYISSKIHGFMMLRGQPYHGNQLAFNRDHTEREQLFIAALNAEEQLNFTLSLNNYTQLLSYANKTNDIQGKILFEYHLCRSLNKQGLYHNANIYCSSLQTHLDDVPYSLLPKYQALRVIANNFESIGDYQTALKSYQEYLTILPSNVDPSGVYNDSGLLLMTLGQIEQAVEYLNIALKIRHENNSQLELAQSHHSMGKILLAAQNYDSAVHHFTQAKTILTQYQHSYGLTYALLGLGQASHFQGHYSQSYKLLLEALELASIQGNDQLRGEIYLTLSSSLQDQGKYISADNFAQKAHLLGQKIGSVGLNTSSLKALASIAESQQNYEQALAFYKEYTLSELSKRTLQHQSAYIALDSTQKEYQQQANHLKSIEENNDLLAKIDKLNSLNTIYLIVIALLCCAMTVYAWKIKQRARKAEMDYLTGALNRAAAIREIKSVAKLTSQEQKHLLILLDLDDFKSINDRYGHPTGDTALTHVAHIINNHLNEEDIFGRLGGEEFVVVVKCIDELDVLEKVESLHQAIAHTIFEAENKEKVNVTATLSFLTTSKSLGDFDELYSILDQALYQAKQSGKNCIIDALNEPIYLPASACAPIQP is encoded by the coding sequence ATGAAACATCAACTCGTCAGTTATCTCTTCATTCTTGCCACTGCTTTACTCATATCTCCGACTTCTATCGCTAGTAGTGACTGGCAAGAGTGGGAACTTGCGTATCATGAAGTCTCAGCCAATAGCGATAGCCGTGGTCTCAGTATGCTTGAAGATCGCTATAACGCCTTGCCTCCGGGTCTAGAAAAGCTTTACATTAGCTCAAAGATCCATGGCTTCATGATGCTAAGAGGCCAACCCTACCATGGCAATCAGTTGGCTTTCAATCGAGACCACACCGAACGAGAACAACTGTTTATTGCCGCTCTTAATGCTGAAGAGCAGCTCAACTTTACATTATCGCTGAATAACTATACTCAGCTCCTGTCGTATGCAAACAAGACCAATGATATCCAAGGCAAGATTCTCTTCGAGTATCATCTTTGCCGCTCACTAAACAAACAAGGCCTGTATCACAACGCCAATATTTATTGCAGCTCACTACAAACCCATCTAGATGATGTTCCCTATTCACTATTACCTAAATACCAAGCGCTTAGAGTGATCGCTAATAATTTTGAGTCAATCGGCGACTACCAAACTGCATTGAAGTCTTATCAAGAGTATCTAACGATATTGCCGAGTAACGTTGACCCATCAGGGGTATACAACGACTCGGGTCTGCTATTAATGACCCTAGGACAAATCGAACAAGCGGTTGAGTACCTTAATATTGCGCTAAAAATCAGGCATGAAAACAACTCTCAACTTGAGTTAGCTCAATCTCATCACAGTATGGGTAAGATTCTGCTTGCGGCGCAAAACTATGACTCAGCTGTGCATCATTTTACTCAGGCAAAGACGATTCTGACTCAATATCAGCACAGCTATGGGCTTACGTACGCTCTACTTGGGTTAGGTCAAGCTAGTCATTTCCAAGGTCATTATTCGCAAAGCTATAAACTTCTGTTAGAAGCTTTGGAGCTTGCATCAATACAAGGTAACGATCAGCTAAGGGGTGAAATATACCTCACCTTATCTTCGTCCCTGCAAGATCAGGGCAAATACATATCTGCCGACAACTTCGCACAAAAAGCTCATCTTCTAGGCCAGAAAATCGGCAGCGTTGGGCTAAACACTTCTTCACTGAAAGCGTTAGCCTCAATTGCAGAATCTCAGCAGAACTATGAACAAGCGCTCGCATTCTATAAAGAATATACTCTGTCAGAATTATCCAAGCGCACGCTGCAGCACCAATCAGCTTACATTGCACTAGATAGCACGCAAAAAGAGTATCAACAGCAAGCTAACCATTTAAAGTCGATTGAAGAAAATAATGACTTGCTAGCAAAGATCGACAAGTTGAATTCCTTGAATACGATTTATCTAATTGTCATTGCCCTGCTCTGTTGCGCGATGACGGTTTATGCTTGGAAGATAAAACAACGTGCTCGCAAAGCGGAAATGGACTACCTGACTGGCGCGTTGAATAGAGCCGCTGCTATACGCGAAATAAAGTCTGTCGCTAAACTGACGAGTCAGGAACAAAAGCACTTACTGATTCTGCTCGATCTGGATGACTTTAAAAGCATTAATGATCGATATGGCCATCCAACTGGGGATACTGCGTTGACTCATGTCGCGCACATTATCAATAACCACCTGAATGAAGAGGACATATTTGGCCGTTTAGGTGGTGAGGAGTTTGTTGTTGTCGTCAAATGTATTGACGAGTTAGATGTATTGGAAAAGGTAGAAAGCCTGCATCAGGCTATTGCCCACACGATTTTTGAGGCAGAGAACAAAGAGAAGGTTAACGTGACTGCAACCCTCTCATTTCTTACTACTTCAAAAAGCTTGGGTGATTTTGATGAGCTCTATTCAATACTGGACCAGGCTCTCTATCAAGCCAAGCAAAGTGGGAAAAACTGTATCATTGACGCCTTAAACGAGCCTATTTATCTGCCTGCTTCTGCTTGCGCACCAATTCAGCCATGA
- a CDS encoding DUF2750 domain-containing protein, translated as MSKLTSDIQANLELFVAETKQTKLVWGMRNEEGWLACDSTEFENSEVMPFWSTQEDAKAHNVEEWADFEVLEIPLDIFVEDWLLTLAEDGVLVGTNWNDQLEGKEMEPSDLAKLYLA; from the coding sequence ATGAGCAAATTAACTTCTGATATTCAGGCAAACCTTGAACTATTCGTAGCTGAAACCAAGCAAACTAAACTTGTTTGGGGTATGCGTAATGAAGAAGGCTGGCTAGCGTGTGACTCAACTGAGTTCGAAAACAGTGAGGTTATGCCTTTCTGGTCGACACAGGAAGATGCAAAGGCACACAATGTTGAAGAGTGGGCTGACTTTGAAGTACTAGAAATTCCACTTGATATCTTTGTTGAAGATTGGCTGCTAACTCTCGCTGAAGATGGCGTGCTAGTTGGAACTAACTGGAATGACCAACTTGAAGGTAAAGAGATGGAACCTTCAGACTTAGCAAAACTATACCTTGCTTAA
- a CDS encoding OmpA family protein has product MNKSLLTMVIAATVFVAPLKAEDAYEYKETPKPNQVDDLLDEDKDGVINARDLCPQTPAKADIDNDGCGTYIKTEEEMDLHILFQNDSSIIQPMFLAQIREMSEFLEAYPSTSIELQGYASKVGKAEYNQKLSERRAEAVEAALLDNGVSSSRVRIVGFGDTRLDELGDDEVSHAMNRKVIATVVGLKGNVKEEWSIFTKIEK; this is encoded by the coding sequence ATGAACAAATCACTACTTACAATGGTTATTGCTGCTACAGTATTTGTTGCGCCACTTAAAGCTGAGGATGCGTACGAGTACAAAGAGACACCAAAGCCGAACCAAGTTGATGACTTACTGGATGAGGATAAAGATGGCGTTATTAATGCGCGAGATTTATGTCCTCAAACGCCAGCTAAAGCTGATATTGATAATGATGGTTGTGGTACTTACATTAAAACAGAAGAAGAGATGGACCTTCATATTCTGTTCCAAAATGATTCATCAATTATCCAACCAATGTTCTTAGCGCAAATCCGAGAAATGTCTGAGTTCCTAGAAGCTTACCCATCGACTTCAATCGAGCTTCAAGGCTATGCGAGTAAGGTCGGTAAAGCTGAATACAACCAGAAACTATCAGAACGTCGCGCTGAAGCTGTAGAAGCAGCTCTACTCGACAATGGTGTTTCTTCTTCACGTGTTCGCATCGTCGGTTTTGGCGATACTAGACTAGACGAACTGGGTGATGATGAAGTCAGCCATGCAATGAACCGTAAGGTTATAGCAACTGTGGTTGGGTTGAAAGGTAACGTGAAGGAAGAGTGGTCGATCTTCACTAAAATCGAAAAATAG